Genomic window (Candidatus Acidiferrales bacterium):
TTCCAACCAGGCCGCGCTGCCATCGATCGGGATCGTTGTGCCGGTGTTCAACGAAGCGGCGATTCTGGAAGAGGCGCTCGAGCGGCTGCGCCGGGTCGCCCGGACCCTTCCCGTGGTGGTTGCCGACGGCGGCTCAACCGACGGCTCGGCGGGCATTGCCCGGCGGTTCTTCCACACCGAGCTGTGCCCAGAGCCCAACCGCGGGTCCCAGATGAACCGCGGCGCTCGGTGTTTGGGCAACGACGTGCTGCTCTTTCTCCACGCCGATTCCCGGCTCCCGGACGATTTCGCCGAGCACATTCGGATGGCCCTCCAGAACACACGCGTCGCGGGAGGAAGTTTCCGGCTGGTCTTCGACGATCCGCACCCGATGCTGCGCTTCTACGCCTGGTTCACGCAGTTTCCGGGACGCTTCTTCCACTTCGGCGATCAAGCCTTCTTCGTGCGGCGGGAGATTTTTCAGCAGATGGGCGGCTTCCGCAGCCTCCCGTTCCTGGAAGACGTGGATTTTCTGCGGCGCCTCCGTCACCACGGTCGCTTTCTCGTCCTGCCGGTGCCCGTTGTCACGTCGGCGCGGCGCTTCCAAAAGCGAGGCGTAATCCGCCAGCAACTGCTCAACATTCTCCTGGTGACGCTGTTCGAGTTGGGCCTATCTGCCCGGCGCCTCGCCCGCCTGTATCCACACATCCGCTAGGGTTCTTGCTGAGGCGCGCGGCCTGTCAGGCCTTTCAGGAGAGTCCACGAGATGGAAACAGCACGCGTGAATCCCGGGAACGCTCAGCTTGACAGCCCCCTTGGTAAAATTTCTTGCGCCCGCCTACTTTATTCTTGACATGGCCACGCCGATAAATATGCTGAGGCCGCTTGCCCTCTTTCGAACGAGGAAGTGCGGCGGCTCGAGCGAGCCGGCGACTGTGTCTGGTTGGCCAGCGCCGGTTTTGATTCGAGCCGCTGATTCTCTTCTCCCACCGTTCCTCTCCCGGAAAGGAACTCGGCCCTCGCCCCCCGCTCGCACTATGGCGAGCGGCACTTTCGTACTATTGACGGGCGAGGTAAGCATTCCGGAGAATGGTTTGACCCAGCCGTAGTGCGTGCATGCCCAAAGGAGCCGGGATGCTTTCGAAGATCGTCCAGGACGGAAGTGCTGGCGTGCTGGGTCGTCGGCGACACGCCCGCTTCCCCTTCCAAAGCGATGTCGAGATCGTGCTGGTGCCTTCAGGCGAGTGGTTGACCGGCACCGTCAACAACGTCAGTCTGGGCGGCTGCTACATCAAGACCTTTGCTCCCGCCCCCATCGACAGTGAACTTCGCCTGCGCTTTTCGGTGGCCGATGGAGTGTTTGAAACGCCGGCGGTCGTCCGCTCGCGGATCGAAAGCGACGGCATGGGCGTGGAATTCACGTCCACCTCGTCCAGTGAACAGATCAAGCTGGAGCGGCTGCTTGCTCATCTGGCGAGCCACGGCCCTGATTACGGCCGTTCCCAACCCGGCGAAGGAGAGGCTCGCTCCCTGGCCCTGGTGCTCGATGCGGTGATGGAGCTTCTGCGCGAAAAGGGAGTGATCACGAGCGCCGAACTTTCCGCCAAGATGCAATCCCTTCAACGAAGCCGCACCGAACAGACGTTGACTCAGACGGAAGCAGCTTTGAAGCACAACCGCTTTCGTCATTACCAAAACCAGCAGGTTTCGGTCCGCTACCGCGTCGGTGACATCGTCAGCGAGCTTTTGGGAAAAGTGATTGATGACACCGGCGTCAGCCTGGTGGTGGAAGAGATCTTCCCCATCGATCCGGCCCCGGTTATCCGGCAGATCATCCCGTACGACCAGATCCTCGAAGTCACCGAGGTCCCCCGACAATAAAGTTCCCGCCCTGTACCGTACGCTACAGGGCCCGTCCTGAGCGGGCGTCTCCCCATCCTGAAAACCGCTCTCGAAGCTTCCGGCTGCTGCCCTTATGCTCGCTGCGCCCGCGCTGCCACCGGCCCCGATTCCATCCCTCGGGGCTTGCGACCGCCCGCCTTCGGTGGGAGACTGCCACTGGTGACCTGAGGGAACCGGGGAGGCAGCGAGCATGAGGGTTTTGGTCAGTGGAGGAACAGGATTTATTGGCGCAGAGGTTGTGCGCCGCATCCTCCGCGAGCATCCCGATTGGCAGATGCGTTGCGGCACGCGCAACCCCGGGGGAAGAAATCCTTTCGGGCCGGGAGTCGCAATGGTGCGCTCGGATGTGCGGGCGAGAGATTCGCTTCGCGCCGCCACCGCCCAAGTCGATGCCGTCATCCACTGCGTGCAGTTTCCCAATCATCCTGTCGAGGCTCCTCGCCGCGGATTTACCTATTTGGAAATTGACGCCAGGGGAACCCGGGCGATCGTCGAAGCCGCGAAGGAAAATCGCGTTCAACGCTTCGTCTATCTGAGCGGTGCCGGAGCGGAACAGGGCCGGGCGGAGCCCTGGTTTGTAGCCAAAGACCTGGCCGAGCAAGCGGTTCGCGAGAGCGGCATGGAATACGTCATCCTGCGACCTTCGTGGATCTACGGCCCCGGCGATCGCAGCCTGAACCGCTTTGTCAACTTCGCCCGCTGGCTCCCTTTCGTTCCGGTCATCGGCAATGGCAAGAACCGCGTGCAACCAATCTGGGTCTCGGATGTGGCCCGCATCGCGGTGGAAGCGTTGACCCGCGCCCAGGCGACGAACCGGGTCTTTGAGCTCGGCGGCCCCGAGATGCTTTCGATGGACGATATCCTCCGGACGATGCTGCGCGTGATGGGTCGGGCCGCCCGCGCGCGCTTCTTGATTCACCAGCCGGCCTGGCTCATGAAAGCCGCTGTCGCTCCGCTGACCTTCCTTCCCACCCCGCCCATGTCCCCGCAGGCGATTGACTTCATCGTGGGAGAAGCCCCGGTAGATAGCCGGGATGCGCTCGCCACCTTTGGCGGAAGTTTTTCGACGTTGGAGGAGGGATTAAAGACCTACCTCGCGCCCAAGGCTGGAAGCTAGAAGCTGGAAACTAGAACCTAGAAGGCATTCCAGTCTCCAGCCTCGAGCCTTCAGGCAAGGAGGCTGCGCCGCCCGGAAGGGCCTGCCGCGGCGGGCTGTCTGCGCAGAAGAATAGAAGTGATATACTGACCGCCCGGATTTCTTGAAGCTCATCCCTTCGCCAAACTCTGTGGAGAACTCGATGAAAATCGCATTCGCTTTATCGGCGGCGCTTTCGCTGATGCTGGTTTCGAGTCCGGCCGCGCCGGGCGAGGAGCAGGCCGCTGAACGTCGCGGCCGAGGGCGCGAGCTTGGCATCACGATTGGGACACTGCCGACCGGCCGGTGGAACGCCATCACCGATGTGGCCGGCGTGAAAGTGGGCCACGTCACGCTCAACCAGGGCCAAGGAAAATTGGTTCCAGGGCAGGGGCCGGTCCGCACGGGCGTCACCGCCGTCCTCCCGCGCGCTGATGTTTGGCGGGAGAAGGTTCCGGCGGGAAGTTTTGTCCTGAATGGCAACGGCGAAATGACAGGCCTCGAGTGGATCGAAGAATCCGGCTACCTGGAGACGCCGATTGCTCTGACGAACACGCTCAACGTCGGCCGCGTCTATGACGGGCTTATCAGCTACATGCTGAAACGCTACCCGGAGATCGGCGTCACCGATGTCACCATCAATCCGGTGGTGGCCGAATGCGACGACAGCGAGCTCAACGACATTCAGGGCCGCCACGTCAGCGATGCTGCAACCGTTCGCGCGCTTGAAAACGCCAGAAGCGGGCCGGTGGAAGAGGGCGCCGTCGGCGCCGGCACCGGCATGATCGCCTTCGGTTTTAAGGCCGGTATCGGCACCTCTTCACGGGTCATCCCGCCAGGCGACGGAGGCTACACGGTCGGCGTGCTCGTCAATGCCAACATGGAGAGCCGCGAGCACCTCACGATCAAGGGAGCGCCGGTCGGTCGCGAGCTTCCCGGCCCAGCCCAACGATCGGGCGATGGCTCGATCATCATCATCGTGGCAACGGACGCGCCGCTTTCCGCTCGGCAACTAAAGCGATTGGCTCGCCGCGCGCCGCTCGGCCTGGCTCGCACCGGCGCTCTTTCGCGCCACTCAAGCGGTGACCTGATCCTGGCCTTTTCCACCGGCAACACCATTCCCCACCAACCTAAGGATCGAGCCTCCGCTCTCATCGAATTGGCCGACACTCGCCTGAACCCTCTCTTTCAGGCGGTCGAAGAGGCTACTGAGGAAGCGGTCTTGAACGCGCTCACCGCTGCCCCTACTGTGGTCGGGCGCGATGGCCGCGTGGCCGAGGGGCTGCCGCTCGAAAAGGTGAAGGAAATTCTCAGAAAATACAATCAACTCCGCTGAAGCGCTGGCAAGCTTCCTCGCACGAGCAAGTAAAAGCTCTTGCGTCCGCCTCTCGCTTCCCCTCTCCAGAAATCCGCAACCACGTAGCCGCGGCGGAGATAGTGCATGAGCGCGTGCCGCATTCTCATTCGCCATTCTTTGGCCGCGTTTCGGTAATTCTGTTTGATGGGCTGGATATCCGAAGGAATCTCGATCCGAATGGCCGGAGCCTGAAGCCCCAGGCGGAGATGCGCGCACCGGAGGACTCCTCGAACGGTGCGAGTTTCATTAACCAAGGGGACCAAAGAGGCCA
Coding sequences:
- a CDS encoding TIGR04283 family arsenosugar biosynthesis glycosyltransferase yields the protein MSTHPTSPDQAWLLGRAAPDFAALSNQAALPSIGIVVPVFNEAAILEEALERLRRVARTLPVVVADGGSTDGSAGIARRFFHTELCPEPNRGSQMNRGARCLGNDVLLFLHADSRLPDDFAEHIRMALQNTRVAGGSFRLVFDDPHPMLRFYAWFTQFPGRFFHFGDQAFFVRREIFQQMGGFRSLPFLEDVDFLRRLRHHGRFLVLPVPVVTSARRFQKRGVIRQQLLNILLVTLFELGLSARRLARLYPHIR
- a CDS encoding PilZ domain-containing protein gives rise to the protein MLSKIVQDGSAGVLGRRRHARFPFQSDVEIVLVPSGEWLTGTVNNVSLGGCYIKTFAPAPIDSELRLRFSVADGVFETPAVVRSRIESDGMGVEFTSTSSSEQIKLERLLAHLASHGPDYGRSQPGEGEARSLALVLDAVMELLREKGVITSAELSAKMQSLQRSRTEQTLTQTEAALKHNRFRHYQNQQVSVRYRVGDIVSELLGKVIDDTGVSLVVEEIFPIDPAPVIRQIIPYDQILEVTEVPRQ
- a CDS encoding NAD-dependent epimerase/dehydratase family protein, which translates into the protein MRVLVSGGTGFIGAEVVRRILREHPDWQMRCGTRNPGGRNPFGPGVAMVRSDVRARDSLRAATAQVDAVIHCVQFPNHPVEAPRRGFTYLEIDARGTRAIVEAAKENRVQRFVYLSGAGAEQGRAEPWFVAKDLAEQAVRESGMEYVILRPSWIYGPGDRSLNRFVNFARWLPFVPVIGNGKNRVQPIWVSDVARIAVEALTRAQATNRVFELGGPEMLSMDDILRTMLRVMGRAARARFLIHQPAWLMKAAVAPLTFLPTPPMSPQAIDFIVGEAPVDSRDALATFGGSFSTLEEGLKTYLAPKAGS
- a CDS encoding P1 family peptidase, whose protein sequence is MKIAFALSAALSLMLVSSPAAPGEEQAAERRGRGRELGITIGTLPTGRWNAITDVAGVKVGHVTLNQGQGKLVPGQGPVRTGVTAVLPRADVWREKVPAGSFVLNGNGEMTGLEWIEESGYLETPIALTNTLNVGRVYDGLISYMLKRYPEIGVTDVTINPVVAECDDSELNDIQGRHVSDAATVRALENARSGPVEEGAVGAGTGMIAFGFKAGIGTSSRVIPPGDGGYTVGVLVNANMESREHLTIKGAPVGRELPGPAQRSGDGSIIIIVATDAPLSARQLKRLARRAPLGLARTGALSRHSSGDLILAFSTGNTIPHQPKDRASALIELADTRLNPLFQAVEEATEEAVLNALTAAPTVVGRDGRVAEGLPLEKVKEILRKYNQLR